The window TGACATGAAGGAAAGCGGATTGCGGGAAAACTGCACGATCCGTTTGATTGAGCGGACGGAGGAAGGCGTAAGCCGACCTCCTTCGACTCTACACCTATCTCAAATCTAGGATGGATAGGAAAGGACCGAACATTAAGGAGGTTAGTAGCTTTGAAAGATTCGAAAGGCATACAAAGACCACAGAAAACTCCATACGAGACTTACCCTGTTGATATAGAGATGGAAGCTCGAAATAAACAGGAAGCGTGTAGTATGCCTACGGCATCTGATGAGACGAAAGCCAAAACTAAACCTTTAACTGGTGACCTTTTAGAAATCATCCTTAGTAGCCGAAATTTAAATGAGGCAGCTAAGAGAGTGGTTAAGAATAAAGGAAGTCATGGAGTTGATGGTATGAAGATAGATGAACTTCTACCTTACCTACAACAACATGGTGAAACTTTAAGAGGTCTTCTGCTAGAAGAAGAATATAGACCAAATCCAGTTAGAAGGGTAGAAATTCCCAAACCAAATGGGGGAATTAGACTACTAGGAATACCTACGGTAATAGACAGATTTATTCAACAAGCTATCGCTCAGATTCTTACTCTTATATTTGATGGAAGTTTTTCAGAAAATAGTTACGGTTTTAGACCTAGAAAAAGTGCGCAGATGGCAGTGCTTAAAGCAAAGGAGTATATCGAACAAGGGTATACATGGACAGTGGATATGGATCTTGAGAAATTCTTCGATAAGGTGAACCACGATATTCTAATGTCTAGAGTAGCGAGAAAAGTCAAGGATAAAAGAGTCCTTAGACTAATAAGGAGATACCTTGAATCAGGAATAATGCTAAATGGAATAACAATCATTAAACCTGATGAAGGAACGCCACAAGGCGGTCCATTAAGTCCTCTTTTGAGTAATATCCTCCTCGACGATCTAGACAAAGAGCTAGAGAAAAGAGGGCATAAGTTCTGTCGATATGCGGATGACTGTAATATCTACGTTAAAAGTAGACGCAGTGGAGAACGAGTTCTCGAAAGCATAACTAATTTTCTGGAAACAAAGCTTAAATTAAAAGTAAATAAAGAGAAAAGTGCAGTTGATAGACCGTGGAAAAGGAAGTTTTTAGGGTTTACGTTTTACTCCTATTATGGAAAAACGGGGATTCTACCCCACGAGAAGAGTATGAAAAGACTTAAAGAAAAGATAAAGGATATTACGAATAGAAACGTAAGTCGTAGTATGGGATCTAGGATGAAAAGTCTGAATCAACTCATAACGGGATGGGTCAATTATTTTAGAATCGCAGCGATGAAAGGAAAACTAAAAGAAATTGATGGTTGGACTAGAAGAAGATTAAGAGCTTGTGTCTGGAAACAATGGAAGAAAATTAAAACAAGATATAGAAACCTCTTGAAATTCAAGATTTCTGACGGAAAGGCATGGGAATATGCCAATACCCGGAAGGGTTACTGGCGAATCTCTAATAGTCCAATTTTAAGTAAAACCCTGACTAACCAATACTGGATTAATCAGGGCTTTAAAAGTTTTTCTTTACAGTATAAAGCTTTTAGTTTGTCTTAATGAACCGCCGTGTACCGAACGGTACGCACGGTGGTGTGAGAGGACGCTGAATAAAATAATTATTCAGCTCCTACTCGATTTCATACCCAGGTGCTAAAAATTGGTAGACCGATCTTCACAAAATCTCCATACTTCTTTGTTTGAATAGAATTAGTTCGTCACCCTGACGTTCAAAAAGAAGAAGAAAAGGAGAGACAACATGAGATTACCAAAGAAGAAATCTGCCTTTATTCTTAGCTCAATGCTGGTGGGGACCTTAGCGTTTGGAGGAATGGCCTCTGCACAAGCCGCAATTACTACAGGTTCTGTCAATTTTCGAACAGCACCTACAACCAATAGTCAAGTGGTTGGTGTCGTTCCAAAGGGAGAACAAGTAGAGGTCATTAACCAAGTGAACAATAGTTGGTCTAAGGTAACCTATGAATACAAGGGGAAGAACTACACAGGTTACATTTCTAACCGTTATTACACACTTCAAGATGGTTGGACGAGCCCAACGATAACGATTGAGCAAGGGAAAAAGGCCATTATAACTGGCTCAGTCAACTTTAGAAGTGAGCCTTCACTACAGGGTACGGTTCTTGGAAAAGTACCAAAAGGGGATATTGTCAATGTCCTTCAGGAGGTAAACCAATATTGGTCAAAAGTTACCTATGAGCACGAGGGAATCTTACACACTGGGTACATTTCTAACCGCTATTTTTCATACGTGGATGGGACAAGCTCACAGATATCAATTGGACAAAGCCAACAACAAGCGGTACCAGATACAGCGAATCCAGATTTAGTTCAAACACCAGCAGTTTCTAATCCAACAACCCAAACGCCAGTAAATCCATCTACGGAACAAACGACAAAGGCAGATTGGGAGAAGAAAGCAGACGCGATTATTCAGACAGGATTAAAGTATTGGGGAACTGAATATCGACTTGGTGCGGACTACGATCGGGATGGATCATATTTGTTTGATTGCTCTAGTTTTACAGAACAAATATATGAGGAAAACGGAATCGATTTATTACGAAGCTCACGTCAACAAGCCACACAAGGAGTCAGTGTTAAAAGAAGTGAAATCCGTAAAGGGGATTTAGCCTTCTTCGCCACACAAGGAGATTATGTTAATGGACAGCCAAGAATCGACCACGTGGCGATTGTAAAGGATGTAAAACCTGATGGTACGATTCAACTCCTTCATACGTATAAGAAAGGAATTGGGGTTACGACATCAACCATGTATCCGAATAAAGGGTATTGGAATGATACCTTCTTATTCGCAAAACGCGTGATTCAGTAAGGTAGAATAGAAAAATGGAAGGAAGTGAAGGGGATTTCTCCACTTCCTTCACGTTTTAAAGATAACAAAAATGTTAGATGTTTGTTTTGAAAATGTAACCAATGCAACTTATACTGTTTAAAGTCAGCAAGAATTAAACAACAGGAGAGTGAAAATAAATGAGTGATCAAATCACGGAAAATAAAGCCACGGTTTTTGCTGCTTTATGGATGCTGCCGATTCGCTTTGTAACAGGATGGGTATTCTTTTCAGCAGGATTGAGAAAGTTTATACCAGAGAAAATTGATCCGGATTCAGCGGGTTGGCTGGGGCATAAAATTGCTGGGTTTGCACCAAATGCATTTTTAGTTGGACCAATGATTGATCAAGTAACTCAATCTCAAGCATTAACACAATTTTTTATTGTTTCTTTAGGAATTATGCAAATTATAGCAGGAGTATTACTCTTGTTAGGATTATTCACTAGGCTCGCAAGCTTTGCCACTTTAGCAATGAGTATAGCCATCCTTTTTTCCGCAGGTTGGTTAGGTCCAGACTGTTTGGATGAGTACAATATGAATATTACCTTCATGGCAACGAGCATGAGTTTATTACTTGCTGGTGGGGGGAGATATTTTGGGCTGGATGCGATTCTACAACGAAAATATCCAAACTTTACTATAGGAGGGTTCAGACTATGGTAAAAAATAAGAGATTAACATTTGGTTTAACCATATTTCTCTTTGCTATCTCGATGATTCTTTATCAATATTTCTTTTCGGGATTTACTGATCTTAAGAACCCGGCTAAATCACCGAATGTCGTGATTTCAGATGTAGGTGTTCAGGACAGCGTTCTTACGTTTCAAGGATATAATAAAGGCGGAGAAAGTGGATATATCATAAACGCAAAAGTGACAGATGGCAATTTTACAGTTGAGATGAATGCAGAAGAATTAGGGAATTACCCAAAAGATAGGATTGAAAATAAAAATATAAATACCGTAAAGGGAAATAAGTATTCGTTACAATTTCCTAGAGGTGGGAAAGCTATTATCGATATTGAACTTCCTGTAGGATTTAAAAAGGAGAATTTACAACTACAATTAACGGATGTCAGTGGAAAAGTCTTTGCTTATCCATATAATAAATCCAAATAATGATTAACGAAAATCGGCCTCGAAGGTCGATTTTTTCTCTTATGAAAAAACGTTTCTCTAGACTAACACATATTTCCTCATATATGATGGGAAAATAAGAGAAGTTTGGGTGAAGGAGTATTGGAAAATGAGTGATAAATCAGTTGAGATAGGGCAAGGGGAATTAGGAAGTTGGATTAGCATCATTTCTTACATATCGTTAGCTGCGCTGAAATTGTTCATCGGTTATCTATTTTTATCAAAAGCATTAGTTGCAGATGGATTAAATAATACCACCGACATTGTCGGTTCAATCGCTGTTTTGATTGGCTTCAAAATTGCAAAGTTACCCCCCGATCCTGACCATACCTATGGCCATTATCGTGCAGAAACGATTGCCTCGATGATCGCTTCCCTCATCATGTTGGCGGTCGGTATTAATGTAGTGTACCAATCCATCCAAAATGTGTTCAATCCATCTACAGAAGTTCCATCATTAATTACTGCATGGGTGGCATTGGTAGCAGCAATCGTAATGTATATCGTATATCGATACAATATCCAATTGGCTGAACGAATCAAAAGTGATGGTCTAAAAGCAGTCGCATTAGATAATCGTTCCGATGCAATGGTGAGTATTGGGGCGGCCATTGGCATTATTGGTTCCCAATTTGGTTTTTCCTGGTTAGACCCATTAGCGGCTTTAATTGTGGGGATTATTATCATAAAAACAGCTTGGGAAATTTTCCGTGAAACATCCCATAATCTATCGGACGGCTATGAGGCAGATATCCTAGAAGAGATGAAAGCGGAAGTGGATCAATTAGAAGATGTAAAAAGTATCATCGACATAAAAGCAAGAAAACTTGGCAGTTCAACCATTGTTGATGTAACGATTGGTGTAGATCCAACAATGAATGTTGCAGAAAGCCATCAGATTACAGAAGTGATTGAAGAACATTTAATGAGGCATTATGAGGGAGTGGCAAGGGTTCATGTCCATGTGGAACCAGTAAAGGAAAGCGTAAAAAAAGTCTAGAAGATTAAAAAAAGAACCCCCTTACCGAGTAAGGGGGTTGCGTATTACCATCTTGAACTATGGTCGTTGTTCCAGTTTTGATGATTTTCAGACATATTTCTTTGATGATTTGGTTCTATTTGCTGATGGTTTTTACCCATTTGGCTATCGTGCATAGGCTGTTGGTTTATTTGGTTCATATTCATGTTAGTGTTTTGCTTTACTGTTTGATTTTGAGTTGGTTTTGTAGAAGTATGATGAGTATTTGCTTGTTGAACTGGTTTATTGGTTGTGTTCTTTTGTGCATTTGCTGGATTCTTTGTTTGGTTTACAGTACGTTGTTTATTCATTTGTTCCATCCATGCTTTGTCCAATTCAATCATTTGTTCCGGAGTTATATTTTTCATCATTTGTCTATCCATCTCGGTCATCTGTTGATAGAGATCACTTTTGTTTTGAAACGTACCGTTTTGAACGAGTTTTACCCAATTATCATGCATTGCTTTGATTTGTTCTGCGGTAGGTTGAACCACATTTGTAGTCTGTTGTGGGGTGTTGACATTTGCAGATTGTGATGTTGTACCAGTAACTAGATTGACACTATCAGTTGTTGCTGTTAAATTTACAGTCTGTTTAGGTGTTGATTGATTTGATACCTTCGCTGTATTTTGAGTCGTATTCATTGGCATAGGATTTGGATCGTTCTGAACCCAATTCGCAATTTTCTGTTGCGTATCTGGTGATAATGCAGCATTTGCTACACCAACCCCACCTACTCCTAAAAGTAAACTAAGGGAAAGAGAAACAATTTTACTTGAGAATAACATAATAATGACCTCCAAATATCTTTTATTTTTAATCGGGTACCCTTACAACTGTTTATCCGCAGGCCATTTCATTTTTAAGTGGGGGAAACTCTTTTTATTTAATAAAATCCTTAATCTTTTACTATGGGGAGGAAAATCGAAAAAGATGATCCTTCACCTAGCTTGCTTTTTACTTCAACATGACCCTCATGTAATTCGATAATTTTTTTTGTTATTGCTAAACCTAATCCCGTACCTCTTGATTCCCTTGCTCTTGATTTATCTACTTTATAAAAGCGTTCCCAAATATTTTCGATTTCTTCCTCTGGAATTCCAGGGCCGTTGTCAGTAACTTGGATAAAGACTTCGTGCCGATTTTCTAATTCTCCCCAACTGACTTCAACGATACCACTATTTGGGGTGTAAGTTATGGCATTTCCGAGCAAATTCGTCATGACTTGTTTCAGACGATCGATATGGCCAAATACGGTGATATCACTGTGGTTCGGTTGGACAGAAAGTTTGATATTCTTTTCTTTTGCGAGACGTTTAAAATTGTCTGTTGTAAAATGAACCAGTTTGGCTACCGAGATATATTCCATTTCATCTGGATTTAAAACTTTACCAACTTCTAATGAACGCAAATCCAACAGATCATCAACCAAACGTTTCAACCGTTGAGATTCACTAAGAATATTAGCTAGGTATTTCTCTTTTTCTTCATCAGATTTAACTAAACCGTCAAGAATTGCTTCCGAAAAACTTTGAATGACGGTTAAAGGTGTACGTAATTCGTGTGAGACATTGGAGACAAATTCACGTCGAATTCGATCAAGTTTTTGTATGGCATCAATTTTCTCTTTTAATTCGATGGACATATGATTTAATGAAGAAGCTAACCTGCCTACTTCATCATTTGAAACGATCTGAACTTGTTTTCCAAAATTTCCGTCAGCAATTGAACGAGCTGTTTCTTCCATCTTACGTAAGGGTTTTGTTAAATTTTTTACAATAAAAATACTGAGAATGGTTACGACGAGTATACCGACAAGAGCAACCCATAAGGAAATACGGGTAATGCCGTAGACGTGTTCCTTTAAGGAAGAAATCGGGCTATAGATGACAACCGCGCCCAAAATCTTGCTATTGTCTCTGATTGGGATTGCTGCTAAAAACAAATCTGGTGTTCGGTCATTTATTTTTCCAGTGAAAATAATATTTTCGCCTTTCCACAAGTCAGACAAGTAACTTTGATTTAGTTCAATCGGGATTTTTTTTTCTTCGCTTGCGTATTGAAAACTACGAATGTTTTTCTTCTCATCATAAATCATTAAATTTGCATCTAAGAATTTCGATAAGATACCGAGACGTTCGTGCGCTTTAATCCAATTATCCGCAGATTGATCATTGCGGATAATATCGGCCACCTCTTCTGCTTCATAAATGTAAAATTGAGCTTGTTGATCATACATTAGTTTTTTTATCTGAAAGGATTGGATAAAAACAGAGACAGAAAGAACGAAAACAATCAGAATGACAATACTTACCCAAAACTTAACTACAATGTTGTTTTTTATTGACCATTTGGTAAAAATTTATATCCAACCCCTCTCACGGTATGAATGAACGAACTATCCCCACCGTTTTTATCGATTTTGTCTCTCAGACGATTCATGTGAGTATCCACTGTTCGACTATCACCAATATAGTCAAATCCCCAAACTTGCTCAAGCAATTCCTCTCGAGTAACAATTCTCCCAGGAGATTTAACTAAATAATGCAAAATATCAAATTCTTTCAGTGTAAATTTTACTTCTTCATCATTTATCAGCACTTGGCGAGTAATGACATTTACCGTCAAATTTTTAACTTTGTATACGTGGGAATCAGAGCTTGAACTTTCCGCTCGTCGGAGAACGGTCTTTACCCTCGCAACGACTTCACGTGGACTGAAAGGTTTTACAATATAATCGTCGGCTCCTAATTCTAATCCGAGAATCCGATCGTTTTCTTCTCCTTTTGCAGTGATCATAATGATTGGAATATCCAGGTTCTTTCGTACAAATTTTGTTACTGTCCATCCATCTAGGACAGGCATCATTAAATCTAACAAAAGCAAATCAATATGTTGCTTTTCTAAAACATCTAATACCTTTTGCCCGTTATCTACTTCAATGACTGTATAATCTTCAGCTTCAAGATATAATTTCACCACGCTTCGGATACGTTCATCATCGTCAGCAATTAATATGACATTCTTCATATTTTCTTCATCCTTTTCCTTCATTATATATAAAAGATTATAAACAATAATTAAGTTGCAGAATCTAACATTTTTGTAACATTCACCTTTTAAATATCACAAAACCGTGAATGGAGTGTGACTGGGTTGTGAATTCTGGCAGGCATAATAGAGACATGCAAAAGAAAAAACAAAATGGGTGATAGAGATGGATATAATCGTAGACTTCTTTAGCCTTGAAATGTTGCCATACCATTTTATCTTAGTATTGCTTGTTGTTTTTTTTGGATTCTCACTAATGTGCAAAATTAATTTTGATGCAAATGGAAAATGTCATTAAAAAAACCACAAAAAAGGAGAATGGATGATGATTCATTATACATTTTACACACAAAAAAACGTCGCCACACTTATCTCAGATTTAATGCAGGAGTTAATGAAGAACAACTTCAGTATTCTTTGGCAATTTGAACTTCATCAAAAATTAGAGGAGAAGGGTTTCTTCCCAAAAAGAAAGCAAACCATATTAGAGGTATGTAATCCTGATGAAGCCGCAACTATACTAGGTATTAACCCGTTGGTAGGTTATTTCTTGCCTTGTAAAATTGTGATTACAGAAGAAGAAGATCAAGTATCAGTTGGTCTAATTCGACCAACAGAGCTAATTTGGCTTACAAAAGATCAACAGGCAGTAGAAAAAGCGCAAGAGATTGAAGCGCAACTCGTGAATGCAATTAACGTAGCAATTTAGAATTTTTTATTATTGATGAGCCACTTAAAAATAAAAAGTCTCTCGAATAAACTTATATAACTAAAAAATATGAAAATGTTAATATTGGAAAGGAGAAATATCATGTTTAAAAAAATGATCAACCATACAAGATTATCAATAGAACAGCGTGCCGAATTAATGATTGTAGCTCTTTTTAATTTTCTAGAAAAGCTATTTGACGGGGAAGAAGAATACTCAGAAAAAAAGGAACAGATCGCAGAACAAATGATTATTAAGGTCTTTCATTATTTAGAAGAAATGTTTGATGACGAAAGCGAGCAAGCGGAAACAGCGTAATTAAAAATTTAGAGTAGGAAGGACGAATTAGATTATGATAAATGATTTAAGGAAAGCATTAGAAGAAAGAGATATTGAAGATTTTAGGTTTACGCCTCAACGCGTTGCCATCTATCATTATTTGAGCCAATCAGATAAACATCCAACAGCCGAAGAGATATTCAAGGAATTGAAGAAGAAATTCCCTAGCATGAGTATAGCTACGATTTACAACAATTTAAAGGCATTTAAATATGCTGGTTTAGTTCAAGAGTTAGCTTTGAAAAATACTACACGTTTCGAGTTGAATTCAGGATTCCATTACCACGTAATCTGCCAACATTGTGGGGAGATAAAGGATTTACACTATCCAGTCTTTGAAGATGTGCAACAATTCGCTAAACAACATACAGGTTTTCAGATTTATTCCCATAGCATCGAGTTTCAAGGAATATGTGAAACTTGCCAAGCAGAAGGGAATATGAAAAAAACTTCATGAACACCTCCCATTAGCACTAAGTTATGTCTTGGTGCTTCTTTTTTATCACGAAAATGTGTAGCTTATGTAACGGTGTTGTGAAATGGAGTGGATATAATGATATTAGTAATGAAGAGTGAGGTGGTGAAAGATTTGAAATCACAATTACATGTAATCACAAATAAATTATCCAAAGAAAAAATGAAACCCGTAAAAAATAATAACTTTATAAAACCTACTGGTGGATTATGGACGTCAACCTATCACCCAATCTATGGTTCAGAATGGGTACAATATAGCATGAACATTGGTGGAATTTTATTACCAGATTCAGAATTTTGGGATGGATATCTTCTAATACCACATAAAAACGCAAGACTTTTTATTATAGATGGATACCAGGACTTAAAGGAATTGATGGATAATTTCAAAATAGAAATGAAGCTAAGAAATCCTAGTTTCTATTCTCCAAGGGAAGATTTCACAATTGACTTTGAGAAATTACAAAAAGAATATGATGGAATCCAATTGACTAAGAAAGGCCTTGCTGAAACGAAAACAACGTATCCATTTAACTTAGATGGATGGGACGTTGAAAGTACAATTTGGTTTCGATGGGTGTTCAAAAAGGCTTATCCTATTCGACAAAAGTTTTCATATAAGGAAAGTCTGTCTCACGTAGCACTTTAAATTAAGACACTTTTTCGTAAAACCCACCGAAAAATCAAATTGGAAACGGAAATAAGAAGTGAAAACGAAATATTTTAAGGAGGATACACAAATGAATTTAAAAAACAAAATATTACCATTAACATTAGGGTTACTGATTAGTGTAGGAACAGTGGGGATTGCAAACGCAGCAGTTTCACCAGATATTCAGGATAGATTGTCAAACTGGATACAGAAAGATTCCAACTCAATGCCAATGACTATGAATAACCCGACACAGCCAGTAAACACGGTACAGGTAAAAAACCCTCTAACAACTCAGAATCAAAGTAATGTGCAAAATACCGCTAGTCAAAACCAACAATATGAACTTTATCAAGAAATGATGAACACGATGACGCCAGAACAAATGCAAGCCATGTACAATACATGGTTACAAATTCAGAAAAATGGTTCAGTTACAAATCAAAATGATTTATATCAACAAATGATTCAAATGGATCGCCAGATGATGCAAAATGTTACCCCAGAACAGATGATTCAAATGGACAAAGCATGGATGGATCAATGGTTAAGGAATAATCAAACGAATCAAGTTCAGCAACGACAGGTACAACCTCAAAACAATTCAAATCAAGCAACACAAACAGTAAAACGTCCAACTACATCTACAACAAACAGTAATGTTCAAAATGTAAATCGTTCAAACAATGTGGTACCCCATCGGAATATGAATAATAATCAAGGGTATCGCAATATGAACAATAGCAATTGGGGGAACAACTGCAATTGGTAATCAAATATAGACAACGAATAGGCAAAAGCACTAAAAACAACATTGTTTTAGTGCTTTTGTTTTTTTTTTGTCGAATATTGTTAACTTTTTGTTACATACGAGGATGAAACCTCACAAAAATGTGAGATGAATGTAACTTCGTTGTTGTGTGAGAAGGTCATAATAAGGATAAAGATAAAACAGGAGTGGATTTCATGACAAGAAAAAAACTAACTATTCTAATTGTACTGCTTAGCATATTCATTGCCATTCTTGGGGTAAACAAAATCATGGCAGAAAAGAAACGGCATGATAATCAAATGAATCAATTCAATTTCTATCAAGATGATCCCTCTATAACTAATGGATTTCCAAAATCGACTCCTGGAATGATGGGACCAGGAATGAGACAGAATCCAGGTTTTAATTCGAATGTGCCCCCCGGACGTTCTACCTA of the Tepidibacillus fermentans genome contains:
- a CDS encoding TQO small subunit DoxA domain-containing protein, encoding MVKNKRLTFGLTIFLFAISMILYQYFFSGFTDLKNPAKSPNVVISDVGVQDSVLTFQGYNKGGESGYIINAKVTDGNFTVEMNAEELGNYPKDRIENKNINTVKGNKYSLQFPRGGKAIIDIELPVGFKKENLQLQLTDVSGKVFAYPYNKSK
- a CDS encoding sensor histidine kinase; the protein is MYDQQAQFYIYEAEEVADIIRNDQSADNWIKAHERLGILSKFLDANLMIYDEKKNIRSFQYASEEKKIPIELNQSYLSDLWKGENIIFTGKINDRTPDLFLAAIPIRDNSKILGAVVIYSPISSLKEHVYGITRISLWVALVGILVVTILSIFIVKNLTKPLRKMEETARSIADGNFGKQVQIVSNDEVGRLASSLNHMSIELKEKIDAIQKLDRIRREFVSNVSHELRTPLTVIQSFSEAILDGLVKSDEEKEKYLANILSESQRLKRLVDDLLDLRSLEVGKVLNPDEMEYISVAKLVHFTTDNFKRLAKEKNIKLSVQPNHSDITVFGHIDRLKQVMTNLLGNAITYTPNSGIVEVSWGELENRHEVFIQVTDNGPGIPEEEIENIWERFYKVDKSRARESRGTGLGLAITKKIIELHEGHVEVKSKLGEGSSFSIFLPIVKD
- a CDS encoding DUF302 domain-containing protein, encoding MIHYTFYTQKNVATLISDLMQELMKNNFSILWQFELHQKLEEKGFFPKRKQTILEVCNPDEAATILGINPLVGYFLPCKIVITEEEDQVSVGLIRPTELIWLTKDQQAVEKAQEIEAQLVNAINVAI
- a CDS encoding Fur family transcriptional regulator, whose product is MINDLRKALEERDIEDFRFTPQRVAIYHYLSQSDKHPTAEEIFKELKKKFPSMSIATIYNNLKAFKYAGLVQELALKNTTRFELNSGFHYHVICQHCGEIKDLHYPVFEDVQQFAKQHTGFQIYSHSIEFQGICETCQAEGNMKKTS
- a CDS encoding response regulator transcription factor; this encodes MKNVILIADDDERIRSVVKLYLEAEDYTVIEVDNGQKVLDVLEKQHIDLLLLDLMMPVLDGWTVTKFVRKNLDIPIIMITAKGEENDRILGLELGADDYIVKPFSPREVVARVKTVLRRAESSSSDSHVYKVKNLTVNVITRQVLINDEEVKFTLKEFDILHYLVKSPGRIVTREELLEQVWGFDYIGDSRTVDTHMNRLRDKIDKNGGDSSFIHTVRGVGYKFLPNGQ
- a CDS encoding cation diffusion facilitator family transporter yields the protein MSDKSVEIGQGELGSWISIISYISLAALKLFIGYLFLSKALVADGLNNTTDIVGSIAVLIGFKIAKLPPDPDHTYGHYRAETIASMIASLIMLAVGINVVYQSIQNVFNPSTEVPSLITAWVALVAAIVMYIVYRYNIQLAERIKSDGLKAVALDNRSDAMVSIGAAIGIIGSQFGFSWLDPLAALIVGIIIIKTAWEIFRETSHNLSDGYEADILEEMKAEVDQLEDVKSIIDIKARKLGSSTIVDVTIGVDPTMNVAESHQITEVIEEHLMRHYEGVARVHVHVEPVKESVKKV
- the ltrA gene encoding group II intron reverse transcriptase/maturase, whose translation is MQRPQKTPYETYPVDIEMEARNKQEACSMPTASDETKAKTKPLTGDLLEIILSSRNLNEAAKRVVKNKGSHGVDGMKIDELLPYLQQHGETLRGLLLEEEYRPNPVRRVEIPKPNGGIRLLGIPTVIDRFIQQAIAQILTLIFDGSFSENSYGFRPRKSAQMAVLKAKEYIEQGYTWTVDMDLEKFFDKVNHDILMSRVARKVKDKRVLRLIRRYLESGIMLNGITIIKPDEGTPQGGPLSPLLSNILLDDLDKELEKRGHKFCRYADDCNIYVKSRRSGERVLESITNFLETKLKLKVNKEKSAVDRPWKRKFLGFTFYSYYGKTGILPHEKSMKRLKEKIKDITNRNVSRSMGSRMKSLNQLITGWVNYFRIAAMKGKLKEIDGWTRRRLRACVWKQWKKIKTRYRNLLKFKISDGKAWEYANTRKGYWRISNSPILSKTLTNQYWINQGFKSFSLQYKAFSLS
- a CDS encoding C40 family peptidase, with the translated sequence MRLPKKKSAFILSSMLVGTLAFGGMASAQAAITTGSVNFRTAPTTNSQVVGVVPKGEQVEVINQVNNSWSKVTYEYKGKNYTGYISNRYYTLQDGWTSPTITIEQGKKAIITGSVNFRSEPSLQGTVLGKVPKGDIVNVLQEVNQYWSKVTYEHEGILHTGYISNRYFSYVDGTSSQISIGQSQQQAVPDTANPDLVQTPAVSNPTTQTPVNPSTEQTTKADWEKKADAIIQTGLKYWGTEYRLGADYDRDGSYLFDCSSFTEQIYEENGIDLLRSSRQQATQGVSVKRSEIRKGDLAFFATQGDYVNGQPRIDHVAIVKDVKPDGTIQLLHTYKKGIGVTTSTMYPNKGYWNDTFLFAKRVIQ
- a CDS encoding TQO small subunit DoxD encodes the protein MSDQITENKATVFAALWMLPIRFVTGWVFFSAGLRKFIPEKIDPDSAGWLGHKIAGFAPNAFLVGPMIDQVTQSQALTQFFIVSLGIMQIIAGVLLLLGLFTRLASFATLAMSIAILFSAGWLGPDCLDEYNMNITFMATSMSLLLAGGGRYFGLDAILQRKYPNFTIGGFRLW